One segment of Mycobacterium spongiae DNA contains the following:
- the cbiE gene encoding precorrin-6y C5,15-methyltransferase (decarboxylating) subunit CbiE, whose amino-acid sequence MIIIVGIGADGMAGLAERSRSELHRATVIHGSRRQLDLLDDTVTAARHEWPSPMLPAVGGLSPDGADVHVVASGDPLLHGIGGTLIRLFGADKVTVLPHVSAVTLACARMGWNVHDTEVISLVTAATSTAVRRGGQAIVLASDGSTPKALAVVLNAHGRGDSELAVLEQLGGPAECRRNGTAQDWATNTHSDISDIDDLNVIAVRYLPDERTSSVPDSAFVSDGQMTKHAIRAVTLAALAPRPGQRLWDVGSGSGSIAVEWCRSWRGCTAVAFERDERRRLNVGFNAAAFGVSIDVRGDAPEAFDGAPCPEAIFVGGGLTQPGVLEACFENLLTGGRVVANAVTVETEAALAQAYSRFGGELHRFCHYHGEPLGSFTGWRPQMPVTQWTATKP is encoded by the coding sequence ATGATCATCATTGTCGGTATCGGCGCTGACGGCATGGCGGGCCTTGCCGAACGATCCAGATCCGAATTACACAGGGCCACCGTGATTCACGGGTCACGCCGACAACTCGACCTATTGGATGACACGGTCACCGCCGCACGTCACGAGTGGCCGTCACCGATGCTGCCCGCCGTCGGGGGCCTGTCGCCGGACGGCGCCGACGTCCATGTGGTGGCCAGTGGTGACCCGCTGTTGCATGGCATCGGCGGCACCCTGATCCGGCTTTTCGGCGCTGACAAAGTGACCGTATTGCCACACGTGTCAGCGGTGACGCTAGCGTGTGCCCGGATGGGCTGGAATGTCCACGACACCGAGGTGATCAGCTTGGTCACCGCGGCGACGAGCACCGCGGTGCGCCGGGGTGGCCAGGCGATTGTGCTCGCCAGCGATGGGTCCACGCCGAAGGCGCTGGCGGTGGTGCTCAACGCCCACGGTCGCGGCGACTCCGAACTCGCCGTGCTCGAACAACTCGGCGGCCCTGCCGAATGCCGCCGCAACGGCACCGCGCAGGACTGGGCCACCAACACCCACTCCGACATTAGCGACATTGACGATCTCAACGTGATCGCCGTGCGGTATCTGCCCGACGAGCGGACGTCATCTGTCCCCGACTCAGCGTTTGTGTCCGACGGGCAGATGACCAAACACGCCATCCGGGCAGTGACCCTGGCGGCTCTGGCGCCGCGGCCAGGGCAGCGATTGTGGGACGTCGGCTCAGGCTCGGGCAGCATTGCCGTCGAGTGGTGCCGCAGTTGGCGCGGCTGCACGGCGGTGGCGTTCGAACGTGACGAGCGGCGCCGCCTCAACGTAGGATTCAATGCCGCGGCGTTCGGCGTCAGTATCGATGTGCGCGGCGACGCACCCGAAGCGTTCGATGGAGCGCCGTGCCCCGAGGCGATCTTCGTCGGCGGCGGTCTCACCCAACCCGGTGTCCTCGAGGCCTGTTTCGAAAACCTGCTTACCGGCGGACGGGTGGTCGCAAACGCGGTCACCGTGGAAACTGAAGCCGCATTGGCACAAGCATATTCACGGTTCGGGGGAGAACTGCACCGGTTCTGCCACTATCATGGCGAACCGTTGGGCAGCTTCACCGGCTGGCGCCCACAGATGCCAGTCACCCAGTGGACGGCGACCAAGCCGTGA
- the cobM gene encoding precorrin-4 C(11)-methyltransferase: MTVYFIGAGPGAADLITVRGQRLLNRCQVCLYAGSIMPDDLLAHCPPDATIIDTGPLTLDAIINKLAGAHAAGLDVARLHSGDPSLYSALAEQCRRLDGLGIDYEIVPGVPAFAAAAAALGRELTVPGVAQTVTLTRVSTLSTPMPPGEDLTTLAQAGATVVLHLAAAQIDAIVPELLAGGYRPETPAAVVAFASWPEQTVLRGTLADIGAQMHDANITKTAVIVVGDVLAATGFTDSYLYSVARRTRGAH; the protein is encoded by the coding sequence GTGACGGTCTATTTCATCGGTGCCGGCCCGGGCGCGGCCGACCTGATTACTGTTCGGGGCCAACGGTTGCTCAATCGCTGCCAGGTATGCCTGTATGCGGGTTCGATCATGCCTGACGACCTGCTGGCGCACTGTCCGCCCGACGCCACGATCATCGACACCGGCCCGCTGACGCTCGATGCGATCATCAACAAACTCGCCGGGGCGCACGCGGCGGGGCTCGATGTCGCCCGGCTGCACTCGGGTGATCCGTCGCTGTACAGTGCGCTCGCCGAACAGTGCCGCCGGCTTGACGGGCTGGGCATCGACTACGAAATCGTGCCGGGCGTGCCGGCTTTCGCCGCGGCCGCTGCCGCGCTGGGGCGCGAGCTCACCGTGCCGGGGGTGGCGCAGACGGTCACGCTCACCCGGGTTTCGACGCTATCGACCCCCATGCCGCCCGGCGAGGACTTGACTACTCTTGCCCAGGCCGGAGCCACCGTAGTCCTGCATCTCGCCGCAGCGCAGATCGATGCGATCGTTCCGGAGCTGCTGGCGGGTGGGTATCGACCCGAAACTCCCGCAGCGGTAGTAGCTTTCGCGAGCTGGCCAGAGCAGACGGTGCTGCGCGGCACCCTGGCTGACATCGGAGCGCAGATGCACGACGCCAACATCACCAAGACTGCCGTCATCGTTGTCGGTGATGTGCTGGCCGCCACGGGGTTCACCGACAGCTATTTGTATTCGGTGGCGCGACGCACCAGGGGCGCGCATTGA
- a CDS encoding F420-dependent biliverdin reductase, protein MPNTTTRLTDDALAFLSERHLAMLTTLRADNSPHVVAVGFTFDPKTHIARVITTGGSQKAVNADRGGLAVLSQVDGARWLSLEGKAVVNSEIDAVRDAELRYAQRYRNPRPNPRRVVIEVQVERVLGSSSLLDRSEG, encoded by the coding sequence ATGCCGAACACCACTACGCGGCTCACCGACGATGCGTTGGCGTTTCTCTCCGAGCGCCACCTGGCGATGCTGACCACCTTGCGTGCTGACAATTCGCCGCATGTGGTGGCCGTGGGTTTCACCTTCGATCCCAAGACACACATTGCTCGGGTCATCACCACCGGCGGGTCGCAGAAGGCAGTCAATGCCGACCGCGGGGGCCTGGCGGTGCTTAGCCAGGTCGACGGTGCCCGGTGGCTGTCGCTGGAGGGAAAAGCCGTGGTGAACAGCGAGATTGACGCCGTTCGCGACGCCGAGTTGCGCTACGCCCAGCGCTACCGAAACCCGCGTCCCAACCCGCGCCGAGTAGTCATCGAGGTCCAAGTGGAGCGGGTGCTCGGGTCGTCGAGCCTGCTAGACCGCAGCGAGGGATAA
- a CDS encoding SDR family NAD(P)-dependent oxidoreductase, which produces MDDTGAGPLVIFGGRSEIGIELARRLAPGAAVVLAARKADQLHDQVAALHAAGATEVHTKEFDADDVASHGPLVAAIIAEHGTVGTAVLAFGILGDQARAETDAEHAVAIVHTDYVAQVSLLTHLAAAMRTAGRGALVVFSSVAGVRVRRANYVYGSAKAGLDGFASGLADALHGTGVRLLIARPGFVIGRMTEGMKPAPLSSTPEQVAAATARALAKGRRTVWIPWALRPMFFAMRLLPQFLWRRMPR; this is translated from the coding sequence GTGGACGACACGGGTGCGGGTCCGCTGGTAATTTTCGGCGGGCGCAGCGAAATCGGCATCGAACTCGCGCGGCGATTGGCCCCGGGGGCGGCGGTGGTGCTGGCCGCACGCAAAGCCGATCAGCTCCACGATCAGGTGGCAGCACTGCACGCCGCCGGCGCGACCGAGGTGCACACCAAGGAGTTCGACGCCGACGATGTGGCTTCCCACGGCCCGCTCGTCGCCGCGATCATCGCCGAGCACGGCACGGTCGGTACTGCGGTGCTCGCGTTCGGGATCCTCGGTGATCAGGCTCGCGCCGAAACGGACGCCGAGCATGCGGTGGCGATCGTCCACACCGACTACGTCGCCCAAGTCAGCCTGCTCACGCATTTGGCAGCGGCGATGCGCACGGCTGGCCGAGGAGCTCTGGTGGTGTTCTCCTCAGTGGCCGGGGTGCGAGTACGCCGCGCGAATTACGTCTACGGCTCGGCCAAAGCCGGCCTGGACGGCTTCGCCAGCGGATTGGCCGATGCGTTGCATGGCACCGGGGTCCGGTTGCTGATCGCGCGCCCGGGATTCGTCATCGGACGCATGACCGAGGGCATGAAGCCTGCGCCGCTGTCGAGCACCCCGGAGCAGGTGGCCGCGGCGACCGCGCGGGCGTTGGCCAAGGGACGCCGCACCGTCTGGATCCCGTGGGCACTGCGGCCCATGTTCTTCGCGATGCGGCTACTGCCGCAGTTCCTCTGGCGCCGGATGCCCCGATGA